One window of the Myxococcota bacterium genome contains the following:
- the gnd gene encoding decarboxylating 6-phosphogluconate dehydrogenase gives MQLGMIGLGRMGANMVRRLLRGGHDCVVYNQDPAPIAALAREGAKGSTSLAELVRQLAAPRAVWLMVPAAVVDSVIHDLAPLLAPGDVLIDGGNSYYVDDIRRARELSARRLEYVDVGTSGGVFGLERGYCMMIGGPGEAVRRLDPIFRTLAPGAGELARTPGREATRGTAELGYLHCGASGAGHFVKMVHNGIEYGIMAAYAEGMGVLRHANAGKLGREVDAETTPLRHPEHYAYDFDLRDIAELWRRGSVISSWLLDLTAAALAADPELKGFQGRVADSGEGRWTIQAAIDESVPVPVLSSALYQRFSSRGQADFGDKLLSAMRLQFGGHVEKGEK, from the coding sequence ATGCAGCTCGGAATGATCGGCCTCGGGCGCATGGGCGCGAACATGGTGCGGCGGCTGCTCCGGGGCGGTCACGACTGCGTGGTGTACAACCAGGATCCGGCGCCGATCGCGGCGCTGGCGCGCGAGGGCGCGAAGGGCAGCACGTCGCTCGCCGAGCTCGTGCGCCAGCTCGCCGCGCCGCGCGCCGTGTGGCTGATGGTGCCGGCGGCGGTGGTCGACTCGGTGATTCACGACCTCGCGCCCCTGCTCGCGCCGGGCGACGTGCTGATCGACGGCGGGAACTCCTACTACGTGGACGACATCCGGCGCGCGCGCGAGCTCTCCGCCCGGCGCCTCGAGTATGTCGACGTGGGCACGAGCGGGGGAGTGTTCGGCCTGGAGCGCGGCTACTGCATGATGATCGGCGGGCCCGGCGAGGCCGTGCGCCGGCTCGACCCGATCTTCCGCACGCTCGCGCCGGGCGCCGGCGAGCTGGCGCGCACGCCAGGACGCGAGGCAACGCGCGGCACCGCGGAGCTCGGGTATCTGCACTGCGGCGCGAGCGGCGCAGGTCACTTCGTGAAGATGGTCCACAACGGCATCGAGTACGGGATCATGGCGGCCTATGCCGAGGGCATGGGCGTGCTGCGCCATGCAAACGCGGGGAAGCTCGGGCGCGAGGTCGACGCCGAGACCACCCCGCTGCGCCACCCCGAGCACTACGCCTACGACTTCGACCTGCGCGACATCGCCGAGCTGTGGCGGCGCGGCAGCGTGATCTCGTCGTGGCTGCTCGACCTGACCGCGGCCGCGCTCGCGGCGGATCCGGAGCTGAAAGGCTTCCAGGGCCGGGTGGCCGACTCGGGCGAAGGCCGCTGGACCATCCAGGCCGCGATCGACGAGTCCGTGCCGGTGCCCGTGCTCTCGAGCGCGCTCTACCAGCGTTTCAGCTCGCGCGGTCAGGCGGACTTCGGGGACAAGCTGCTGTCCGCCATGCGCCTTCAGTTCGGGGGTCACGTCGAGAAGGGGGAGAAGTGA
- the pgi gene encoding glucose-6-phosphate isomerase: protein MSDPSLRAAWQALEAHFATVRDLHLRELFASDARRAERLAVEAAGLQLDYSKNRVTDQTLALLVALARAAGLRERIDAMFRGDKLNPTEDRAVLHVALRAPRDARISVDGQNVVPRVHEVLDRMADFSNRVRDGAWRGQGGKRIRNLVNVGIGGSDLGPVMAYQALRHYSRRDLVFRFVSNVDGTDFAEAVRDLDPGETLFIISSKTFTTLETMTNARSARDWALAGLGGDPAAVAKHFVAVSTNAAEVARFGIDTANMFGFWDWVGGRYSMDSAIGLSTMVAIGPAAFRALLAGFRAMDEHFRSAPFERNLPVLLGLLAVWYNDFFGAQTAAVLPYDQYLARFPAYLQQLVMESNGKRVTLDGAPVARDTAPVVWGEPGTNGQHSFYQMIHQGTRLVPCDFIAFAESLNPLGRHQDLLVANVIAQAEALAFGKTAEQVRAEGTPEKLVPHRVFPGNRPSNVLWAQRLTPEVLGALVASYEHSVFTQGVLWNIDSFDQWGVELGKQLAQRIAAELESPGEPALAHDASTNALIRRYRGARKPT, encoded by the coding sequence CCAACTGGACTATTCGAAGAACCGAGTCACCGACCAGACACTGGCGCTGCTCGTGGCGTTGGCGCGCGCCGCGGGCCTGCGCGAGCGGATCGACGCCATGTTCCGCGGCGACAAGCTCAACCCGACCGAAGACCGCGCGGTGCTGCACGTGGCGCTGCGCGCGCCGCGCGACGCGCGGATCTCGGTCGACGGCCAGAACGTGGTGCCGCGCGTGCACGAAGTGCTGGATCGCATGGCGGATTTCTCCAATCGCGTGCGCGACGGCGCCTGGCGCGGCCAGGGCGGCAAGCGCATTCGCAACCTGGTGAACGTGGGCATCGGCGGGTCCGATCTCGGCCCCGTGATGGCGTACCAGGCGCTGCGCCACTACAGCCGGCGCGACCTCGTGTTCCGCTTCGTGTCCAACGTCGACGGCACGGACTTCGCGGAAGCGGTGCGCGACCTCGACCCGGGTGAGACGCTCTTCATCATCTCGTCGAAGACCTTCACCACGCTCGAGACCATGACCAACGCGCGCAGCGCGCGTGACTGGGCGCTGGCCGGGCTGGGCGGCGACCCGGCCGCGGTCGCGAAGCACTTCGTCGCGGTGTCGACCAACGCCGCCGAGGTCGCGCGCTTCGGCATCGACACGGCGAACATGTTCGGCTTCTGGGACTGGGTCGGCGGCCGCTACTCGATGGACTCGGCGATCGGGCTGTCGACCATGGTGGCGATCGGACCGGCCGCATTCCGCGCGCTGCTCGCGGGCTTCCGCGCCATGGACGAGCACTTCCGGAGCGCGCCGTTCGAGCGCAACCTACCCGTGCTGCTGGGGCTGCTCGCCGTCTGGTACAACGACTTCTTCGGCGCGCAGACCGCGGCGGTGCTGCCCTACGACCAGTATCTCGCGCGCTTCCCGGCCTACCTGCAGCAGCTGGTCATGGAGAGCAACGGCAAGCGCGTGACTCTCGACGGCGCGCCGGTGGCGCGCGACACGGCGCCGGTCGTGTGGGGCGAGCCCGGGACGAACGGCCAGCACTCGTTCTACCAGATGATCCACCAGGGCACGCGGCTCGTGCCGTGTGACTTCATCGCGTTCGCCGAGTCACTGAATCCGCTGGGCCGGCACCAGGACCTGCTCGTGGCCAACGTGATCGCGCAGGCCGAGGCGCTCGCGTTCGGAAAGACCGCCGAGCAGGTGCGCGCGGAGGGCACGCCCGAGAAGCTCGTGCCGCACCGGGTGTTTCCCGGCAACCGCCCGTCGAACGTGCTGTGGGCGCAGCGACTCACTCCGGAAGTCCTGGGGGCGCTGGTCGCCAGCTACGAGCACAGCGTGTTCACCCAGGGCGTGCTCTGGAACATCGACTCGTTCGACCAGTGGGGAGTGGAGCTCGGCAAGCAGCTCGCGCAGCGCATCGCCGCCGAGCTCGAGAGTCCCGGCGAGCCCGCGCTCGCGCACGACGCTTCCACCAACGCGCTGATTCGCCGCTATCGCGGCGCGCGCAAGCCGACTTAG
- the pgl gene encoding 6-phosphogluconolactonase — MKIEILPDADAVARRAAEQIAALARAASAERGRFALALSGGHTPWAMLRELSRQDLPWSAVHVFQVDERVAPTGDRERNWTHVCASLQPPAAFGPEQLHPMPVDAPDLDTGARDYERELARFAGTPPVLDLVHLGLGPDGHTASLVPGDPALEETARDVAVTRPYQGRQRMTLTYPVLARAREILWLVTGADKADMLVRLRDADRDIPAGRVPGARALALVDRDAAARLERR; from the coding sequence GTGAAGATCGAGATACTCCCCGACGCGGATGCCGTCGCGCGGCGCGCTGCCGAGCAGATCGCCGCGCTCGCCCGCGCCGCCAGCGCCGAGCGCGGACGCTTCGCGCTCGCGCTGAGCGGCGGACACACCCCCTGGGCGATGCTGCGCGAGCTCTCCCGGCAGGACCTGCCCTGGTCGGCGGTCCACGTGTTCCAGGTCGACGAGCGCGTGGCGCCGACCGGCGATCGCGAGCGCAACTGGACGCACGTCTGCGCGAGCCTGCAGCCGCCCGCGGCGTTCGGGCCCGAACAGCTGCACCCCATGCCCGTGGACGCGCCCGACCTCGACACGGGCGCGCGCGACTACGAGCGCGAGCTCGCGCGCTTCGCGGGCACGCCGCCCGTGCTCGACCTCGTGCACCTGGGACTCGGCCCGGACGGACACACCGCGTCGCTCGTGCCCGGCGACCCGGCGCTCGAAGAGACCGCGCGCGACGTGGCGGTGACTCGACCCTACCAGGGGAGACAGCGCATGACCCTCACCTACCCGGTGCTCGCGCGCGCCCGCGAGATACTCTGGCTCGTGACCGGCGCGGACAAGGCCGACATGCTGGTGCGCCTGCGCGACGCGGACCGCGACATTCCGGCGGGCC